The Syntrophorhabdaceae bacterium DNA window ATCGGTATATCTCTTCCCGAATGGGAATCGCTGGGAACCTACGTTATTATCAAGCAAGTCTATCTTGATCTCATCGAGCCTTTGAGATACGGCGACTATGTTACTATAACGTCAGACATCATTGAGGTGAAAAGGGCGTATTTCGTG harbors:
- a CDS encoding thioesterase family protein — protein: MYSTRIYYQDTDAGGVVYYANYLKFFEKSWFEYLISIGISLPEWESLGTYVIIKQVYLDLIEPLRYGDYVTITSDIIEVKRAYFV